The Bryobacteraceae bacterium genome includes a window with the following:
- a CDS encoding UPF0301 protein encodes MTRRHLLAAAAAWIQAPPFQSGQMLVAAPALRDPDFARSVILLFSVTADAAMGLMLNRPLPRRAGEPQMYAGGPVPHGVRSLLPEAADPSAVRLCPGVWLVSGQTQSPRGRTYLGYTGWTAAQLRQEWLRGLWRILPGEASAVFDPEPAKLWQRLQGR; translated from the coding sequence ATGACGCGCCGGCATCTGCTTGCGGCCGCGGCGGCCTGGATTCAGGCGCCGCCGTTTCAGTCCGGCCAGATGCTGGTGGCTGCGCCCGCGTTGCGGGACCCGGACTTCGCGCGGTCTGTCATCCTGCTGTTTTCGGTGACGGCGGATGCCGCGATGGGGCTGATGCTGAACCGCCCGCTGCCGCGCCGCGCTGGCGAGCCGCAGATGTATGCCGGCGGCCCCGTGCCCCATGGAGTCCGCTCGCTGCTGCCGGAAGCCGCCGATCCCTCCGCCGTGCGGCTGTGCCCCGGCGTGTGGCTCGTCAGCGGGCAGACGCAGTCTCCGAGGGGCCGGACGTACCTGGGCTACACCGGCTGGACCGCCGCGCAGCTGCGGCAGGAGTGGCTCCGCGGCCTGTGGCGCATCCTTCCCGGCGAGGCGTCGGCCGTGTTCGATCCGGAACCGGCAAAGCTCTGGCAGCGCCTGCAGGGACGCTGA
- the hslU gene encoding ATP-dependent protease ATPase subunit HslU, with protein MVLYLPGDANRDEPLLDELTPRQIVAELDKYVIGQAEAKRAIAIALRNRIRRQKLEADIAEDVMPKNILMIGPTGVGKTELARRLAKLSNSPFLKVEASKFTEVGYIGRDVDSMIRDLVEVAIDMVREQKLDEVADRAEELAEERLLDALMPASPEPSESAERTREKLRERLRAGRLDDRMVEIDVKERGPTFEIFGNTGSEEMDMNLREFLPQLFGQRTTRRSMRVYEAFDYLVQEEENKLIDMDQVTRTAIERVERSGIIFLDEIDKIAGRESGHGPDVSREGVQRDILPIVEGTTVNTRYGFVRTDHILFIAAGAFHVSKPSDLIPELQGRFPIRVELKSLTEDDFVRILTEPKNALTRQYAALMETEGIKLAFTPDSIREMARFARIVNETSENIGARRLHTIMEKVLEEISFEGPDLRKKKVVIDAEYVRRQLKDIVEDQDLSRYIL; from the coding sequence ATGGTGCTGTACCTGCCGGGGGACGCCAATCGCGACGAGCCGCTGCTGGACGAACTGACGCCGCGTCAGATTGTCGCCGAGCTGGACAAATATGTCATCGGCCAGGCTGAGGCCAAGCGCGCGATCGCCATCGCGCTCCGCAACCGCATCCGCCGCCAGAAGCTGGAAGCCGACATCGCCGAGGATGTGATGCCCAAGAACATCCTCATGATCGGCCCCACCGGCGTCGGCAAGACGGAACTCGCGCGGCGGCTGGCCAAGCTCTCCAATTCGCCCTTCCTGAAAGTTGAAGCGTCGAAGTTCACCGAGGTCGGCTACATCGGGCGCGATGTCGACTCGATGATCCGCGATCTGGTCGAGGTCGCCATCGACATGGTGCGCGAGCAGAAGCTCGACGAAGTGGCCGACCGCGCCGAAGAACTCGCCGAGGAAAGGCTGCTCGACGCGCTGATGCCCGCCTCTCCCGAGCCGAGCGAATCGGCCGAGCGCACGCGGGAAAAACTCCGCGAACGGCTCCGCGCCGGGCGGCTCGACGACCGCATGGTCGAAATCGACGTCAAGGAGCGCGGTCCCACCTTCGAAATCTTCGGCAACACCGGCAGCGAAGAGATGGACATGAACCTGCGGGAATTCCTCCCGCAGCTGTTCGGGCAGCGCACCACCCGGCGCTCGATGCGCGTCTATGAAGCCTTCGACTACCTGGTGCAGGAGGAAGAAAACAAGCTGATCGACATGGATCAGGTGACGCGCACCGCCATCGAGCGCGTCGAGCGCAGCGGCATCATCTTCCTCGACGAGATCGACAAGATCGCCGGCCGCGAATCCGGCCATGGCCCCGACGTCAGCCGCGAGGGCGTGCAGCGCGACATCCTTCCCATCGTCGAAGGCACCACGGTGAACACGCGCTACGGCTTCGTGCGCACCGACCATATCCTGTTCATCGCCGCCGGGGCTTTTCACGTGTCGAAGCCCAGCGATCTGATCCCCGAGCTGCAGGGCCGCTTTCCGATCCGCGTGGAGCTGAAATCCCTCACGGAAGACGACTTCGTGCGGATCCTGACGGAGCCCAAGAACGCCCTGACGCGCCAGTACGCGGCCCTGATGGAAACCGAGGGGATCAAGCTTGCTTTCACCCCGGACTCGATCCGCGAGATGGCCCGCTTTGCGCGGATCGTGAACGAAACGAGCGAGAACATCGGCGCGCGGCGCCTCCATACGATCATGGAAAAAGTGCTCGAAGAGATCAGTTTCGAAGGGCCTGATCTGCGGAAAAAGAAAGTGGTCATCGATGCGGAATACGTCCGCCGGCAGCTGAAAGACATCGTCGAAGACCAGGATCTGAGCCGTTATATCCTGTGA
- the lppC gene encoding acid phosphatase: protein MDGLNATAWVQTSVEYRACALQAWRSARLALDRALKDRRWTAALEQTADARRLPPAIIVDIDETVLDNSPGQARFLVRGNGRFSPKMWEEWTAESRAEAVPGAREFLSGAAARGVTVFYISNRGPEEAEATRRNLTEKGFPVREKTAGDLGDAVLLRGERPEWTSDKSSRRAAVAAHYRVVMLCGDDLNDFFPARMSQQERMNKARAYELWWGERWIILPNPMYGSWEDALYDFDRTLTPLEIQQRKLKALRTE, encoded by the coding sequence ATGGACGGCCTCAACGCGACCGCCTGGGTGCAGACTTCCGTTGAATACCGCGCCTGCGCGCTGCAGGCGTGGCGGTCGGCGCGGCTGGCCCTGGACCGGGCGCTGAAGGACAGGCGCTGGACTGCGGCGCTCGAGCAGACCGCGGATGCGCGCAGGCTTCCTCCGGCCATCATCGTGGATATCGACGAAACCGTGCTCGACAATTCGCCAGGACAGGCGCGTTTCCTGGTCAGGGGCAACGGCCGGTTCTCTCCGAAAATGTGGGAGGAGTGGACTGCGGAGAGCCGCGCTGAAGCCGTGCCGGGCGCGAGGGAATTTCTGAGCGGAGCGGCGGCGCGCGGCGTGACGGTGTTCTACATCTCGAACCGCGGGCCGGAAGAGGCCGAAGCCACGCGGCGCAACCTGACGGAAAAGGGCTTCCCCGTGCGCGAAAAAACGGCCGGCGATCTCGGCGACGCCGTGCTGCTGCGCGGCGAGCGTCCGGAATGGACGTCAGACAAGAGCTCGCGCCGCGCTGCCGTGGCCGCGCACTACCGTGTTGTCATGCTGTGCGGCGACGATCTGAACGACTTCTTCCCTGCGCGCATGAGCCAGCAGGAGCGCATGAACAAAGCGCGGGCTTATGAGTTGTGGTGGGGCGAGCGATGGATCATCCTGCCGAACCCGATGTACGGTTCCTGGGAGGATGCATTGTATGATTTCGACCGGACGCTGACGCCGCTGGAAATCCAGCAGCGCAAGCTGAAGGCGCTGCGCACGGAGTGA
- a CDS encoding aminotransferase — protein sequence MGPHEPLSRRGFARAAALGALPLPVLTERALAQMSYPGEAPPDAVFLNANENPLGPCAEALEAMSRALRSGGRYQFGETLRLARTAAQMEGVPAECVQSYAGSSDPLHRVVLAFCGPGRAFVTADPGYEAGERAAAFVQAPVHRVPLTRDYAHDVEAMLRTAGKEAGVFYICNPNNPTGTLTPREAIEHLVRSKPSGSVVLIDEAYIHFCQAPSCMEMVRSGRDVFVLRTFSKIYGMAGLRAGLAFARPDLLDRIRPYGTGFLPVTGMVGAIASLEAKGLVAERREYVRRIREDLMAWLRAKRIDFVPSVSNKIMIRTARPGREVAAAMRERKVMIGRSWPSWPNHVRVTLGTPEEMEKFKAAFLQVISS from the coding sequence ATGGGACCGCATGAACCTCTATCCCGCCGCGGCTTCGCCCGCGCCGCCGCGCTAGGCGCGCTGCCGCTGCCTGTTCTGACCGAGCGGGCGCTGGCGCAGATGAGTTATCCGGGCGAAGCGCCGCCGGACGCTGTGTTCCTCAACGCCAACGAGAACCCGCTGGGGCCGTGCGCCGAGGCGCTGGAGGCCATGAGCCGGGCGCTGCGCAGCGGCGGCCGGTATCAGTTCGGCGAGACGCTGCGGCTGGCGCGCACGGCCGCGCAGATGGAGGGCGTTCCGGCGGAATGCGTGCAGTCGTATGCCGGATCCAGTGATCCTCTGCACCGGGTTGTTCTGGCCTTCTGCGGGCCGGGACGCGCGTTCGTGACCGCGGATCCCGGCTATGAAGCAGGCGAAAGAGCCGCGGCGTTCGTGCAGGCGCCCGTGCACCGTGTTCCCCTGACGCGGGACTACGCACACGACGTCGAGGCCATGCTCCGCACGGCGGGCAAGGAAGCGGGCGTCTTTTACATCTGCAATCCGAACAATCCGACCGGAACGCTGACGCCGCGCGAGGCGATCGAGCACCTGGTGCGTTCGAAGCCCTCTGGCAGCGTGGTTCTGATCGACGAGGCCTACATCCACTTCTGCCAGGCGCCGTCCTGCATGGAGATGGTGCGCAGCGGGCGCGATGTGTTCGTGCTCAGAACATTCTCAAAGATTTATGGCATGGCGGGGCTGCGCGCCGGGCTCGCCTTCGCCCGCCCGGACCTGCTCGACAGAATCCGTCCCTACGGAACCGGCTTCCTTCCAGTCACCGGCATGGTGGGGGCGATCGCAAGCCTCGAGGCGAAGGGGCTGGTGGCGGAGCGCCGCGAGTACGTCCGCCGGATCCGCGAGGACCTGATGGCCTGGCTGCGGGCGAAGCGGATCGATTTCGTGCCCAGTGTCAGCAACAAGATCATGATCCGCACGGCGAGGCCAGGGCGGGAGGTCGCGGCGGCGATGCGCGAGCGGAAGGTCATGATCGGCCGCTCGTGGCCCTCCTGGCCCAATCATGTCCGCGTGACGCTGGGCACGCCGGAGGAAATGGAGAAATTCAAAGCGGCGTTTCTCCAGGTGATCTCCTCCTGA
- a CDS encoding acetoacetate metabolism regulatory protein AtoC: MTPLLLVEDDPSVRSMLSTFLELEGYAVEAVSSTREALERLSRRSYPLVVSDIYIDNRTGIDILHAARQSSPETKVILMSARGSMETVMAATQGGAYDYLAKPFEFDDLLKILRRAEGAAAVDDEELEPEEPLPTEMIGSSPRMVEIYKTISRVAPTEALVLIEGETGTGKELIAHMIHANSPRAGMPFIPVDCASLAPSLIESELFGAMRGAYTGADRDRTGVFEAANGGTVFLDEIGEIDLNFQLKLLRFLQEKEIRPLGSSRPRKVDVRIVAATNRDLRKMVEEGKFREDLWYRLDVVRITVPPLRERHGDIPLLAAAFLKRYNERYGLDTRITESGMKALCEYTWPGNVRQLQHMIERLVILAPGGRITEDAVEEAIRASSPKEEPGETLAEAEAEQIRKVLAATGGNKSRAARILGIERKTLYRKLERMGLA, translated from the coding sequence ATGACCCCGTTGCTGCTCGTCGAGGACGATCCGTCGGTCCGCTCCATGCTCTCCACGTTTCTCGAGCTGGAAGGCTACGCCGTGGAGGCTGTCTCGTCGACGCGGGAGGCGCTCGAGCGGCTGTCCCGCCGCTCCTATCCGCTCGTGGTCAGCGACATCTACATCGACAACCGCACGGGCATCGACATTCTGCATGCGGCGCGGCAGTCCTCGCCGGAGACGAAAGTCATCCTGATGTCGGCGCGCGGCAGCATGGAGACGGTCATGGCAGCCACGCAGGGGGGCGCCTACGACTATCTCGCCAAACCGTTCGAGTTCGATGATCTGCTCAAGATCCTCAGGCGCGCCGAGGGCGCGGCGGCGGTGGACGACGAAGAACTCGAGCCCGAGGAGCCGCTGCCGACGGAGATGATCGGCAGCAGCCCCAGGATGGTCGAGATCTACAAGACGATCTCCCGCGTGGCGCCCACCGAAGCGCTCGTCCTGATCGAGGGCGAGACAGGCACCGGCAAGGAGCTCATCGCTCACATGATCCACGCCAATTCGCCCCGCGCCGGCATGCCCTTCATTCCGGTCGACTGCGCCTCGCTCGCGCCCTCGCTGATCGAGAGCGAACTGTTCGGCGCCATGCGCGGGGCCTATACGGGCGCGGACCGCGACCGCACGGGCGTCTTCGAGGCGGCCAATGGCGGCACCGTTTTTCTCGACGAAATCGGCGAAATCGATCTCAACTTTCAGCTGAAACTGCTGCGGTTTCTGCAGGAAAAGGAAATCCGCCCGCTCGGCTCTTCCCGCCCCAGGAAAGTCGACGTGCGGATCGTGGCGGCCACCAACCGCGACCTGCGGAAAATGGTGGAAGAGGGCAAGTTCCGCGAAGACCTCTGGTACCGCCTCGACGTCGTGCGCATCACCGTGCCGCCCCTGCGCGAGCGTCACGGGGACATCCCGCTGCTGGCGGCGGCGTTTCTCAAAAGGTACAACGAGCGCTACGGGCTGGACACGCGCATCACGGAAAGCGGCATGAAGGCTCTGTGCGAGTACACCTGGCCGGGCAACGTCCGCCAGCTGCAGCACATGATCGAGCGTCTGGTGATCCTCGCTCCCGGCGGCCGCATCACCGAGGACGCGGTGGAAGAGGCCATCCGCGCCTCCAGCCCGAAGGAGGAGCCGGGCGAAACGCTGGCCGAGGCTGAAGCCGAACAGATCCGGAAAGTGTTGGCTGCCACAGGCGGCAACAAGAGCCGCGCCGCCCGCATCCTGGGCATCGAGCGCAAAACGCTCTACCGCAAGCTGGAGCGCATGGGGCTGGCCTGA
- the hslV gene encoding ATP-dependent protease subunit HslV — MQPRIHGTTILVVRRNGRTVMAGDGQVTLGTEVLKARANKLRRLHKDRILAGFAGSTADAFALFARFESKLEQFNGNLPRSVVELAKDWRTDRVLRHLEALLLVTDGEHIYLLSGNGDVIEPDSGCAAIGSGGTVAQAAARALLENTDLDARTIVEKAMAIAADICIYTNHNFQIQEIG; from the coding sequence ATGCAACCCAGGATCCACGGAACCACCATTCTGGTCGTGCGCCGCAATGGCAGGACGGTCATGGCCGGCGACGGCCAGGTGACGCTCGGCACGGAGGTGCTCAAAGCCCGCGCCAACAAGCTTCGCCGCCTGCACAAGGACCGCATCCTTGCCGGTTTCGCGGGGTCCACGGCGGACGCCTTTGCGCTGTTCGCGCGGTTCGAGTCGAAGCTGGAGCAGTTCAACGGAAACCTGCCGCGCAGCGTCGTGGAGCTGGCCAAAGACTGGCGCACCGACCGCGTGCTGCGCCATTTGGAGGCGCTTCTGCTGGTGACCGACGGCGAGCATATCTATCTGCTCAGCGGCAACGGCGACGTCATCGAGCCCGACTCCGGCTGCGCCGCCATCGGCAGCGGCGGCACCGTGGCCCAGGCGGCGGCGCGCGCCCTGCTCGAAAACACGGACCTCGATGCGCGCACGATTGTCGAAAAGGCCATGGCCATTGCCGCCGACATCTGCATCTACACCAACCACAATTTCCAGATCCAGGAGATCGGCTGA
- a CDS encoding succinate dehydrogenase, translating into MKIILNIWRQKNSSSPGKMVRYELDNVNEHMSFLEMLDVLNEELTRKGEDPVTFEHDCREGICGCCGFMINGIPHGPERGTTVCQLHMRHFRDGDELWLEPFRAKAFPVIKDLMVDRSAFDRIISAGGYISVNTGSAPEANSIPVKKQCADRAMDAAACIGCGACVAACPNASASLFVSAKIAHLGLLPQGQPERDRRAMRMVLKMTEEGFGYCTNTGECEAICPKGVKIENIAMMHRDFTRAVALFREEAKVGGAG; encoded by the coding sequence ATGAAGATCATCCTGAACATCTGGCGTCAGAAGAACTCTTCGAGCCCCGGCAAGATGGTGCGCTACGAGCTCGACAACGTGAACGAGCACATGTCGTTTCTCGAGATGCTCGACGTGCTCAACGAAGAACTGACGCGCAAGGGCGAAGACCCGGTGACGTTCGAGCACGACTGCCGCGAAGGCATCTGCGGCTGCTGCGGCTTCATGATCAACGGCATCCCGCACGGTCCGGAGCGCGGCACGACGGTTTGCCAGCTGCACATGCGCCACTTCAGGGATGGCGACGAGCTGTGGCTGGAGCCGTTCCGGGCAAAAGCGTTTCCCGTGATCAAGGACCTGATGGTGGACCGCAGCGCCTTCGACCGCATCATTTCCGCGGGCGGCTACATCAGCGTGAACACGGGCTCGGCGCCGGAGGCGAATTCAATTCCGGTGAAGAAGCAGTGCGCCGACCGCGCCATGGACGCAGCGGCGTGCATCGGCTGCGGCGCCTGCGTTGCCGCCTGCCCGAACGCCAGCGCGTCGCTGTTCGTCTCGGCCAAGATTGCGCACCTGGGGCTGCTGCCGCAGGGGCAGCCCGAGCGCGACCGGCGCGCCATGCGCATGGTGTTGAAGATGACGGAAGAGGGTTTCGGCTACTGCACCAACACGGGCGAGTGCGAAGCCATCTGCCCCAAGGGCGTGAAGATCGAGAACATCGCCATGATGCACCGTGATTTCACGCGCGCCGTGGCGCTGTTCCGGGAAGAGGCCAAGGTGGGAGGCGCCGGCTGA
- a CDS encoding alanine dehydrogenase produces MIIGVPREVKDHESRVGLVPHGVTALVEAGHQVVVQTRAGSLSSITDEEYLEAGARIAPTAADVWNAADIIVKVKEPQPSEYGFFREGLTIFTYLHLAPLPELTQKMMETKVTGIAYETIQEEDGSLPLLTPMSEVAGRMAVQIGAQYLEAPNGGRGVLLGGIPGVAPGNVVVLGGGTVGHNAARMAHGLGANVTIIDKNLNRLRELDDIYNGGVITLASNAWTIRESLRHADLVIGAVLIPGASAPKLVKRDMLQVMKRNAVIVDVAIDQGGCCETSRPTTHTDPIYFVDNVLHYCVSNMPAAVPHTSTYGLTNATFPYLMQLVQHGVHEAIASNPALALGVNTYKGHCTHPAVAESQNIQYTELSKLL; encoded by the coding sequence ATGATCATTGGCGTACCCCGCGAAGTGAAGGACCACGAATCCCGCGTCGGACTCGTCCCCCACGGCGTCACCGCGCTGGTGGAGGCGGGCCATCAGGTCGTCGTGCAGACCCGCGCCGGCAGCCTCAGCTCCATTACGGACGAAGAATATCTCGAGGCGGGCGCCCGCATCGCTCCCACGGCGGCGGATGTCTGGAACGCCGCCGACATCATCGTCAAGGTCAAGGAGCCCCAGCCCTCCGAATACGGCTTCTTTCGAGAAGGGCTCACCATCTTCACCTATCTGCATCTGGCGCCGCTGCCGGAGCTGACGCAGAAGATGATGGAGACGAAAGTCACCGGCATCGCCTACGAGACGATCCAGGAAGAGGACGGCTCGCTGCCGCTGCTGACGCCGATGAGCGAAGTGGCCGGCCGTATGGCTGTGCAGATCGGCGCGCAGTATCTGGAGGCGCCCAACGGCGGACGCGGCGTGCTGCTGGGCGGCATTCCGGGCGTCGCTCCGGGCAATGTCGTCGTGCTCGGCGGAGGCACCGTCGGCCACAATGCGGCGCGCATGGCCCATGGCCTCGGCGCGAACGTCACCATCATCGACAAGAACCTCAACCGCCTGCGGGAGCTTGATGACATTTACAACGGCGGCGTCATCACGCTGGCGTCCAACGCCTGGACCATCCGCGAATCGCTGCGTCACGCCGATCTCGTCATCGGCGCCGTGCTCATCCCCGGCGCGAGCGCGCCCAAGCTTGTCAAGCGCGACATGCTTCAGGTGATGAAGCGCAACGCCGTCATTGTCGACGTGGCCATCGACCAGGGCGGCTGCTGCGAGACCTCCCGCCCCACCACCCACACCGACCCGATCTATTTCGTCGACAACGTGCTTCACTACTGCGTCTCCAACATGCCTGCCGCCGTGCCCCACACCTCCACCTACGGACTCACCAACGCCACGTTCCCCTATCTCATGCAGCTCGTGCAGCACGGCGTCCACGAAGCCATCGCCTCCAACCCTGCGCTGGCGCTCGGCGTGAACACTTACAAGGGCCACTGCACGCATCCCGCGGTGGCCGAGTCGCAGAACATCCAGTACACGGAACTTTCGAAACTTCTGTAG
- the sdhA gene encoding succinate dehydrogenase flavoprotein subunit, translating to MAFQLDPRTPSGPLEHRWAKAKQEMKLVSPANRRKYSVIVVGSGLAGGSAAATLGELGYNVKCFCFQDSPRRAHSIAAQGGINAAKNYQNDGDSVYRLFYDTIKGGDFRSRESNVYRLAEVSVNIIDQCVAQGVPFAREYGGTLANRSFGGAQVSRTFYARGQTGQQLLLGCYQALERQVDAGRVQMFSRHEMLDLVVIDGRARGIITRNLVTGSIDCHVADAVVLATGGYGNVFYLSTNAKGSNATAIWRAYKRGAGFGNPCFTQIHPTCIPQSGDYQSKLTLMSESLRNDGRIWVPKKKGDTRNPNEIPEEERDYYLERMYPAFGNLCPRDIASRAAKVMCDQGYGVGPGGRGVYLDFKEAIQRLGRKTIEERYGNLFEMYERITGEDPYTVPMRIYPAVHYTMGGLWVDYHLQSTIPGLFVLGEANFSDHGANRLGASALMQGLADGYFIIPYTIGHFLAQVKPGGVGADHPEFVAARKQVDERTRRLLSIKGRKTVDDFHRELGRIMWEYCGMARNASGLKHALEKIPELREEFWQNVNVPGSAEELNQSLEKAGRVADFLELGELMCLDALEREESCGGHFREEYQTEDGEAKRDDERFCHVAVWEHAGEGRRPVRHVEPLQFEFVHLAQRSYK from the coding sequence ATGGCATTCCAACTGGATCCCCGGACCCCATCGGGACCGCTGGAGCACCGCTGGGCGAAGGCCAAGCAGGAAATGAAGCTGGTCAGCCCGGCCAACCGGCGCAAGTACTCCGTCATCGTTGTCGGCTCCGGGCTTGCCGGAGGCAGCGCGGCGGCGACGCTGGGCGAACTGGGCTACAACGTGAAATGCTTCTGCTTCCAGGATTCGCCGCGCCGTGCGCACTCCATCGCCGCGCAGGGCGGCATCAACGCCGCCAAGAACTACCAGAACGACGGCGACAGCGTCTACCGCCTGTTCTACGACACGATCAAAGGCGGCGATTTCCGCTCGCGCGAATCCAACGTGTACCGCCTGGCCGAAGTCAGCGTGAACATCATCGACCAGTGCGTGGCGCAGGGAGTGCCGTTCGCGCGCGAGTACGGGGGGACGCTCGCCAACCGCAGCTTCGGCGGCGCGCAGGTGTCGCGCACGTTTTACGCGCGCGGGCAGACAGGGCAGCAGCTCCTGCTTGGCTGCTACCAGGCGCTGGAGCGCCAGGTGGACGCGGGCCGCGTGCAGATGTTCTCCCGCCATGAAATGCTCGATCTGGTCGTCATCGACGGGCGGGCGCGCGGCATCATCACGCGCAACCTGGTCACCGGCTCCATCGACTGCCATGTGGCGGACGCCGTGGTGCTGGCCACGGGCGGCTACGGCAACGTTTTCTATCTCTCCACGAACGCCAAGGGCTCCAACGCCACCGCCATCTGGCGCGCCTACAAGCGCGGCGCCGGTTTCGGCAATCCCTGTTTCACGCAGATCCATCCCACCTGCATCCCGCAGAGCGGCGACTATCAGTCCAAGCTCACGCTGATGAGCGAGTCGCTGCGCAACGACGGCAGGATCTGGGTTCCGAAGAAGAAGGGCGACACGCGCAACCCGAACGAGATTCCTGAAGAGGAGCGCGATTACTACCTCGAGCGGATGTACCCGGCCTTCGGCAACCTCTGCCCGCGAGACATCGCCTCGCGCGCCGCGAAGGTGATGTGCGACCAGGGCTACGGCGTGGGCCCCGGCGGCCGCGGCGTCTATCTCGACTTCAAGGAAGCCATCCAGCGGCTGGGCCGCAAGACGATCGAGGAGCGCTACGGCAACCTGTTCGAGATGTACGAGCGCATCACCGGCGAGGATCCTTACACGGTGCCGATGCGCATCTACCCGGCGGTCCATTACACGATGGGCGGCCTGTGGGTGGACTATCACCTGCAGAGCACGATTCCCGGCCTGTTCGTGCTGGGCGAAGCCAATTTCAGCGACCACGGCGCCAACCGTCTGGGCGCCAGCGCGCTGATGCAGGGCCTGGCCGACGGCTACTTCATCATTCCCTACACGATCGGTCATTTCCTGGCCCAGGTGAAGCCCGGCGGGGTCGGAGCAGACCACCCCGAATTCGTTGCAGCCCGCAAGCAGGTGGATGAGCGGACCCGGCGCCTGCTTTCCATCAAGGGCAGGAAGACGGTCGACGACTTCCACCGCGAACTCGGCAGGATCATGTGGGAGTACTGCGGCATGGCCCGCAACGCGTCGGGACTGAAGCACGCCCTGGAGAAGATCCCCGAGCTGCGGGAAGAATTCTGGCAGAACGTCAACGTTCCCGGCAGCGCTGAAGAACTGAATCAGAGCCTGGAAAAGGCCGGCCGCGTGGCTGATTTCCTCGAACTCGGCGAACTGATGTGCCTGGACGCGCTCGAGCGCGAGGAGAGCTGCGGCGGGCACTTCCGCGAGGAGTACCAGACCGAGGATGGCGAGGCGAAGCGCGACGACGAGCGCTTCTGCCATGTGGCCGTCTGGGAGCATGCGGGCGAAGGCAGGCGCCCGGTGCGCCATGTGGAGCCGCTGCAGTTCGAATTCGTCCATCTGGCGCAGCGCAGCTACAAGTGA